Within the Tachysurus fulvidraco isolate hzauxx_2018 chromosome 3, HZAU_PFXX_2.0, whole genome shotgun sequence genome, the region TATAAGggtatatatacaattatagaATATGGGTCATTTCTTGGAATTGGTCTTCAGGATGGTTTCACAAACAAGGACATACTTTTGGCACATCAGCATTACATGGTCATAAGTATCAGGACTGTAAAAAGAATATGCATCTTTTCTGCAGAAAGAACCAGCCTTTAATTTATGACTTTCCTTCTTCCTCTGTGTTTCCCTATAATACTCTGTcgtataaaatacacattccaTATGAATAGAAAAACAAAGTGTAACATCATGTTCCTTTATTTaataaggataaaaacaaagcaggTAAACCATCAGCTCCTTTCCAAACTGAAGTCACACAGTGACTCGACAAGATGGAAAGCACAGAATCAAAGCATATTATACAACAAAAGGATAAATACACATTCAATGGTTTGTATATAACACACCCCGCATGTCtgcacactgaaataaatgcaggaGAAATCCATCAACTGAACAGACAAATGAATGGATGCAGTAGACTCCCTGCAAGCTTCTCTCCTtcctcaggcaggccacattgtGGAGGACAGCACAAGCCAGAGTAATGTCACATGCCCTCAAGGGCAGATCCTTAATTTGTGAAAGCAGTGAAAGCGTGCCTTCAGGAGGCCAAAGGTCATTTCAACTCTGGCCCTGGTCCTGGCATTGGCATGGTTATAGGCCTGCTGTGCTTCTTGGGGGTCTGTGAAAGGTGTCAGGAGAAAAGGCTGGCAGTCATAACTCCTGTCTCCCAGCAACACACCAGAGAATTCACCTGTCAACACAAAATCTCATCATTACCACCTCATAAACACAGTGATATTCTTGACACAGCCATGATGCCAAAAGTGGTTATTAATAGGGGTTGTGTGGCTCACCTTGTGATAGGCACTGATAGCAGTCATGTGCTGTTGCTGCCGCACTGGGGCCTTCACCCTATCACATTTAATCGGATTCATATTGAAGCTAGTAGACAAGACATACCAGGCCTACAGTATGCATTTGATGGAGTACTCACTGGATCAGCATCGTCTGGTGCTTGTGGCTCTAACAGTAAAACAGTGCTGCCAGACAGTGCAAGGCAATAGGCACACCAAAGTTAGACAGTCCAAATGGATTCAATATGAATGTGGCTGTGGCCCAGGTAGAGATGGAAGGACATACCGTGTATGAAGCGGATGGCATCTTGGGAGGGACCTATGCTTGTCTCTTTCCCCCCAGGGATCCCCTCTAACATGGGCCTGCCTTTATTTGGGTCAGCTTTTGGTGACCCACCACCCGTgccttgtctgtgtgtatccTTTTTCACTGCTAAAACAGTACGGACATTGTGTGAGAAGGCACCTTCTGGGTACAATATATGCTTGTGCATTGTTAAGTATTAGTCAGGGTCCTTACCATTCTTCAGAATGTTCTTGTATTTTTGATTTTGACTTGCTACCATGTCCGTTTCAGCCCGGTCATGTTTTATCTacatcattcacacacaccacaccccaccgCACACGAAGAGAGACACTTTATCACACAAGAACATTCAATGGAGTCAGTGAGCAAGCGACCTTGGGTCCTTtgaaaggcgctatataaattaaagcgattattattattagctcatctatttattcaattcgcttttatttatatagcgcttttcacaattgtttcattgtttcagagcagctttacattaataaaagcagTAGAACACAGAAAAATTGGTGGACAACCTAAGAAGCAGAGTACAACGGCTAAGATTAAACCGTACTAGTAATAATGTAAGGCTTTGATAATTTATCAAAACATTATACAGTGTGATGGAGTTACTTTACACAGTTTCACTCATATCTGCAGtccatttcaatttaaaaattCAACTGGTTCATAATCAGAGTACAACTGCGTTTTTTGGAGATGTGAATTAACTATTTGGATtgtaattgtgatgtttcaACGGAGCGATTTTCTCTTTGGTTTATCACTGTGGCGGTGTTGCCTTTCTTCTTAATTATGGCGTTTACCTCCTCGTATGCCTCCGTGAGGATTTGTGCCTACGACAGGGAAAAGTACGCCGCTCTAGTTGCCATGGTGAATCAGTGATCGGTGGCAGGTCTGTTTGCGTGAGCGCGCACATATCCAGGATTGGTTTCACCTGGCTTGATGAATCCGTGTCTGCTCATCCTGGCTTGGTCTTTGCGCAACCAATTAAGCCTGGACGCACTTGTTTTGGATTCCTTGAGCTCAGCTCAGTCATTTATCCTGGATGTCTTAATTCTACTTTTGTGCAACGGGCCCCTGGACTAGCTACcacaaaacaggagaaaacaaggatttacaaaataaaatgccaCCCACCTCCCTACCGTTCCCGAAGTTACACGAAAGAACAGAGAACAATCAACATCAAATTTACtcattattaataacatttgATTGTGAGCACAACATGGGATTGAATACACCGAGCAGGACAGGACACGGATCTCCATCCGGTCGGTAAGCAGGTGCAGCTTGGAGAAAGCAATCAGATAACCTGCGAGCACATAGTGGGAGAAGCCAAAGGACAGCAGGagacaaaacaacaagaaaaacaagacattttttttaataaacaagacATATTTATATATGCTGTTACGTCCAAAGACGTATATTTTATACGTCTTTGGACGTAACagcatatataaatatgtgtttatatatgtgtgtccatatataaataaaatgtttaagtatatatagctctgtgtgtgtatatataaataaaaatttgaagtatatatagctgtgtgtctatgtatttatttagtcttAGAATATAATTTACTTAGCAGCTCATTCACAGCCCCATCCATTAACAAGAGACCTGTTGAAGTGGTGACGAGACATTTAATGTGATTGACTTTAATTAGGGAGCTGTTTTAGAGGTAAAATTGGCTCACAGTTCAGAAGGTTTAAAACATGAAGGTTCCTAGTTTGAACACTGGGTGTCGTTACCACATCCTTGAATTTAGAGAGAAatcctgtgttttgtttgtcagaAATAGTCACCGTAATGAAGAACCGGGTTGCCAGATCTCAACAAACccgttcatttttatttactcacAGGGCATAAACGTTTTCTATATTACCTCATTTTGATTTGAATAAAATGCTTGTATTGAAATGTTTAACTCTGTgctagatgatgatgataatgaataGCATCAGAATGTGGTCTTAAATCTGCAAACAGTTCATTTTTAAATGGATCGAAATAAAGGATGTAAGACATAAGAtgattttttaatcaaaacagACTTTTTTATAACAAACAACTATACAGTGATATTTAAGTTGAAATTGTGTGTAATGCAAAACACTGACTAATTGTATGTATTTGGTGTTTGAGttgtgtatttacagtagaGATTTTGGCTTTGGGGATGGTTTTCAGCTTAATTTAATTGGTAATTGGGCTAATGATATGTTCAGAGGCTTAGTGAAGCAGTACATTGCTCTTTTTGAGTAAACTGGTGGTTCACGTGTtagaaaaaaagtttaaaaatggtAGATTTAACAGAAAAGTCTTCTGTGTTCTGTGATGTTGACAGACAAACCTCCAACAGAATAAGGGAAACtgtgattaattaatatttacatatagtGCTGTCTGTTAAATTGACcactttctcaggggcccaagaGCCCTGAGCTCATCGAGTCAGTGTGGTGTTTCACATGTTCTTCCCACCTTCTGATCGACTTTCTGAATGACTGAATTCATCCGTAATcctcgtttttgttttttcctgtcaCATGCAACTTTGTGGTCTGTATTTTCCTTCATCTCTATTTCTTCCTATCTGAAGTGTCCTATGAAGTGGATCATGTCTTGATGTAAAAGTTACATACATCTAGGTCTGTACACATTAGAGATGATAAACACTGCTTCTTGCTAATTCCCTAGATATGATATTTATTAACAATTACAGATTGAACAGAGGTATCAGTACTACTTTTGTTCAAGAATAACTAAAGTGTGCTGCGACATTTGGAATTCAGCAAATACAGTGCCTTGctcactgaacttttccacatttgcatcATACTCACTGAAACTTTTCCATTCCACAGTaggcttgggatattaatttataaccatAACCCTGCTTTAAACGTCTCCataactttatccctgacccgtctggtgtgttctttggtcatcatcatgctgtttgttcactaatgttctctaacacgCTTCTGAGGGCGTCACAggacagctgtatttatactgagattaaatgaCACACAGGTGACTCTATTGACTAATTAGGTCACATGATTTCAGTTGGTTTCCCTGGATTTTAGTcaggggtatcagagtaaagggggctAAATACAAATgcacggcaaaaaaaaaaaacaatttggataccatttataattttcattccacttcacaattatgtgccactttctttcggtctatttcataaattcccaataaaatacatttttctttgtggttgtaacgtgttaAAATTGTGGAatagtgggtatgaatacttttgcaatgCACTGTATATATTACGCACGAGACCAATAAAGGGCTATTGATTAGGGGACTCCCATGACCCATGACGTCATCTTCTGAcaaccccccacccacaccctGCTACGATTCCCGGTCGCGCGCTACCACTCTCGTGATCCCTGAGTCACGCCCCTCGCGTTTCGTCCACGCGCAGGCAGCACGAGCTGCTGATTGGCCACGTCGAGACTCCTCCCAAAAGAAACGGAGACCTCGCAGACGGTAAAACTTTTTAAAGGTCCGTTATCTGCCGCACGAGGAACCGACAAACCACCGACTTAACGCATTCACACCGTTTACGGATATAGTTCTTAACCCTCTTTGTGACTTTACTGGTGACGGTAAACAACCAGCACGTGCTTGCGGTTTTtggccaaaacaaaacaaaggccTGTTTTTTCTCTCCCCACATTAGAGATGAGACGCCGTTAAGACAAATCACACCTCACAATCTCAAACTTACCGTGAACACGGATTTAACCTTAACGTTAACGGACTATCAGTGGATTTCAGTCATTTTAAACGGATTTAACGAAGATTTCAACGTTTTATCCGACACGTTTCACAAGTTTACCACAGCAGGCTCGTGACCAAAGCAAGTAAGATGagttatttattgattattctgaataaatgtcCACCGAaaagcgtgtctgtgtgcgcgtgcgatGTAAACAAACCCCAGTGACAACGTTAGCGCTTTAGCTATCTAGCTAGCACGCGTTAAAATGACCGAAAACCGTGATAAACcgcacacttaaaaaaaaaccctcaaattttgtttaaaagatATTCAGTTTACTTGAATTAATGTGGCAGTTAATGGCCTACAGAGTTATCTTACTAATGCAAATCACACACCTGTGTAACtgttttttatcttctttttttttatctcaacaGTTTAATGAAACGTTCGTGTGTCATTGTTCCGCTATTTCATCCTGGGCTGTGTCTCAAATCACTCTCTACCGCTTGCCTAAGTGCCCTAAAGTGCGGAATTCATTATAGCAAACGTTATTCAGTGCACAGATGAGTAAAGAGCTTTGAGTGTCCTAAAATCGATAAATTGCCTGCTAATTTTCGCGCACTTTATATTAGGAGTAGATCAATGTTTCACAAAATGAATCGATTCCTAAAGCGCTTTCTATTGATTTAACGTATGGAATCGAATCCAAGATGATTCACATGTTGATTTGATTCCTGTATATTATTAAATCCTTTTTTGGAGGATGTAGGAATCTGAATCCTAAACGATTCAAAAGTTATTCGATTCATAAACGGCTCCCATTTTGATTAAACGAGTTGAATTCGTGATGATTCACAAGTTATCTAGATGAAGGTGCCTAAGAAGGCAGCATCTGAATGAGACATTGCATCAACAAGTTCCTGCCTTTGAATCCACCCTTAGTTTGTTGTTTTGATTCAGCTTACTTTTTAGCATTCGTTTTATGAGCATGTTTATGGCTGTACACTTAATGTGCAGATATACAAAAAGGCTCATAACCTGAAGCCGTGTTTTAATTCTATTGACCCAGGGTTGAAGTCGAAAATTGTACTCCACGGTTTACTCTGGAGCACTGTTAAGGGTACAAGTGTGTGATTTGGGATGTAAGCATCTTTCTGCTGAAATGGGATAAATGAATCAGATATGAGTaacgtgtgtgtggggggggggacttCTGTATATGAGTCATGAACTGGGCAGCTGTTGCAcgctctcacccacacacacacactttgcagtGATAGGTTAGGGTCAGAATGGCCAGAGCTGTGTCACATGACATGACCATCCAATTAGAGTGCAGAATTTAGATGTATGCATTGGCGCGTTAGTGTGTACACTCAGGTTTGTAGTTAAactaggggggggggggggggtacatATCCACGTACACACAAATTACAACTTGATTGATTTCGGGTGGGTCGAGGATGGATGTGAGAGACATTAAGTGATTAATGATGCAGTTATTAACTGTGTAACTTTAATTTAACGCTAATTTAGTGCACTGTCGTGTTTTAGACACACCGTGGTGTGGAATCGCCTGAATCCAGACCCAGTTTGTCGTAGGGCTATAAATACATACACGGTATATAACGGTGTGTTCTGTGGACTGTAAGCAACGTGTTGCTAGGAAAAATAACTCTGCTGGTTCTGGAAGTTATGAATCAGTATCACGTTTATTACCAGGTTCTGTACTGTCACGTGTACCGGTGCAACCGGGAGGAAGCGTAAATAAATACAGGTTTCTAAAAGTTTATAGAAACGGCGACCTTCCAGCTGAAAGGTAGTAAAGCGTGTGTTTATGCTGTTAATATAATGTAGCTGTGAAGaacgttttgtttttattggtaAGTCgagtaatgtttatttaaaagcagCTTCCGTCAGGtccagttctgccttacgattcccggttctgattccgatgccataataaaagaaatgtgaaacataatgcacaatacttaaacaatctcatttatgtttattaatcactctttaaatgtAGAGCATGATATACGGTgacatacggtgacccatactcagaattcgttctctgcatttgacccatccaaagtgcacacacacaccactgaacacacacacacacacacacacaccgtgaacacaccggagcagtgggcagccatttatgctgcagcgcccggggagcagttggggggttcggtgccttgctcacctcagtcgtggccggcccgagactcgaatccacaaccttaggattacgagacagactctaaccattacgccacgacttgcccccatGAACTTGTCTGCCCCCCATGAATATGTCTGcttctctgggagaagacgagacctttcctagcttattgtatctccagctgtggatcaaaccctctcagagggggtagatttgcttcattgttgtagctttggaaatgaatccacactttagactttttagacatgtttaacgcAAAGCgaacctcagcacagcagcgcgagtgactgatttcCGCAGTAAGCTGcgttaatttggttgcgtgactgtaaacagtgtaaacaattaatattgaTGAGGTAAGCcatggctatttaaagtgaccgctcccagcgctttgcccgTCATCACTTCGGAACCGCGTTTGGAACCGAAACTTTAAAATTCCGTGCGGTTCCGGTTCCTGTTAATAAATTTATAACGTGCAGATCGCTGTTACTGCACCGTTAGACAAGCATCTATTACCCCATATATATAGGGACCCTATATATGTATCATCATGCTGAAAACTAAGAATCAGTATAactgttattactgtatttaactgcaataataaacaataacaaagtaacaaaacataacaaattctacacattttgttttgtacgtactgtgtattatattatgtctccattctttttttatatatatatttgcattttattactctTGGCTGCTGTAACAGTGAAATGTCCCCGGATAAAGGTACATCTTATCTTAATGTGACGACCTTTTACTTAAATATTAGCTGATCCCAGCATCTATAACTAACTGTAATGTCCAAGTGGAGACTAATCCAACACACAGCCACTGAAATGCGGTGGTTGCATGGCATAATGTGACATGCTGACTTCCACCGTCTCTTTTTCCTCATTCAGCATGTTGCAGTGGCTGAGTGATGTGTTCTGGCAGGAACGTCTCTGGTTTCCTGAAGGATTAGGCTGGGCGGATATCGAGGACCGAGACGGGCGTGTCTACGCGAAAGCACGAGACTTGTGGGTGGCTCTGCCCATCGCGTTTCTGTTCCTCATACTTCGTCAGATCTTTGAAAGGTACGAATATGAATAGGAAGCATTTTAGAATTCGGATTAAATTAGTGTATATCTATTAGTTTATTACAATGCTATTGCAAATTAGCagtataacaaaaataatgtgtgtgtgtcctgtgttcagGACAATTGGTACATATCTGGCCTCGTTGCTGGAAATCAAGGAATCCAAAAGAAGAAATGCAGCTCACAATCCAATACTTGAGTCATACTACTGTCACACTAGCAAATACCCAACACAGGTAGGTGCACAACCACACGTACATGCCTGTTACTGCTCGAACACGGGTATGTGCCCTTTAACGCACGGCGTACACACTGTCCACCACCTGACacgggtctctctctctctctctctctctctctctctctctctctctctctctctctctctctctctatcttgtAGAAGTCCTTAGCTGAGTTGTGTAGGCAAAGCGCCTGTACAGAGAAGCAGCTGCTGCGTTGGTTCAGACGCAGAAGAAACCAAGACAGACCCATCCTGATCAAGAAGTTCAGAGaggccaggtgtgtgtgtacacacacacacacacagccacacacacacaataaattttACATTGCTAGTTAGCGTaggtctgtttttattctattaattaAGTTATTTAATTTTAGAAATTAAAGTCGTTTGTAGTTTGACGACAACAATaacatagtaataataacaacagtaatAAATGTAGTGTTGGTTTAAATATTAACTTTTATAAAGATCACTGATTAATTCCACACAAACTACTTTTCATTTCTGAATTAAAACCAGTAGTTAAAGGTTAAGAcctatagctgtgtgtgtgtgtgtgtgtgtgtgtgtgtgtgtgtgtgtgtgtgtgtgtgtgtgtgtgtgtgtgtgttttgcagttgGAGGTTTGCAATTTATCTCTTTGCGTTTGTCGGTGGCTTGGGTGCTCTCATTGACGTGAGTAAATCTGTCCCTTTCTCTCATTGTTAACGCACACGTTTGAAACGtgttctatttttattcctGATATATTCCtgcatttctgtttgtgtgtagaaaCCATGGCTGTATGACCTGGAAGAGATGTGGAAGGGATTCCCAACTCTGGTGAGTCacatgtttggtgtgtttgtaAAGACTTCACAGActagacaaaatatttttacatttctgactGACGTCTACAGAAGGGTTCAGTCTGAAATTGCCTGGATAACTGTaacccccttctctctctctctctctctctctctctttgtgtctctctgtgtgtgtctctctgtgtgtgtctctctctctctctctctctctctctctctctctctctctttgtgtctctctgtgtgtgtgtctctctctttttgtctctctctttctatctctctctctctctctgtctctctctctttctatgtctctctctctctctctctctctctctctcacacacacacagactgtcttACCCTCACAGTATTGGTACTACATGCTGGAGTTGGGATTTTATGTCTCGCTCCTCCTCAGCGTGGCTTCAGACGTCAGACGCAAAgtgagtttgttgtttttttttaaccttacaCACAGGTTTGTAATAAAAGTTTGTTTCTCACGTTCTTATTCGGTTAATCATCGAGGCTTTGTACAGCAAGCGCCGCCTTGTAGATAGAGTTTTTGTAGGTAGAGTTTCCAGTGGCATTTATCGACGATGGACTTTGCAGTGTGGTTTGTTcgataaaatattttgaaagagCCGTCAGTAATAACATCTGTATGTCCTTAAAAGTTCAGCAGGAGTCAGTTTTATTGAATAAAtgttacatctctctctctctctctctctctctctctctctctc harbors:
- the cers2b gene encoding ceramide synthase 2; translation: MLQWLSDVFWQERLWFPEGLGWADIEDRDGRVYAKARDLWVALPIAFLFLILRQIFERTIGTYLASLLEIKESKRRNAAHNPILESYYCHTSKYPTQKSLAELCRQSACTEKQLLRWFRRRRNQDRPILIKKFREASWRFAIYLFAFVGGLGALIDKPWLYDLEEMWKGFPTLTVLPSQYWYYMLELGFYVSLLLSVASDVRRKDFKEQIIHHVATITLISFSWCMNYIRAGTLVMFLHDSSDYLLESAKMFNYAGWRKMCNYIFIVFAAFFIITRLIIFPFRILYCTWVYPLTLYPPFFGYYFFNGLLLVLQCLHIFWAVLIIRMALRFLPHNEIVEDERSDRDETDDSEEDEKRISEVKKHRALQNGYITHNNNHRKMQ